From Hoplias malabaricus isolate fHopMal1 chromosome 11, fHopMal1.hap1, whole genome shotgun sequence, a single genomic window includes:
- the LOC136709369 gene encoding transmembrane 6 superfamily member 1-like isoform X2 produces the protein MTFYLKQADPNINTAHGHMTSYWNGCAHYLMYLLMVAAITWGESYRAIGLYWVGSFLMQIIVYIPASVVGKFGCDVNWLFLLYVLYVCVSIWSCFRVFSQPVTWSTTLTDVESEQRKCVLQRPGDLIFIFGLIAAAGFSVFRGLVALDCAAGVCKDYMLNIEPYIKDPSAFDTVQMLVNMLYSTPCFVLMFYGLLVPGCDWLPDLSLVHAGAVAQAQFCHTGASLHTRTPFPHRVPTQHLPLFLTFNILYTLLPQALSYRCISRPAFFTKYTNTHTD, from the exons ATGACTTTTTACCTCAAACAG gCCGACCCCAACATAAACACTGCGCATGGTCACATGACCTCATACTGGAATGGCTGTGCTCATTACCTCATGTACCTGCTTATGGTAGCAGCTATAACCTGGGg AGAGAGTTACAGAGCAATTGGACTTTACTGGGTGGGATCCTTCCTGATGCAGATCATTGTTTACATTCCCGCCAGCGtggtag GCAAGTTCGGGTGTGATGTGAACTGGCTGTTTCTCCTGTATGTGTTGTACGTGTGTGTTTCAATCTGGAGCTGCTTCAGGGTCTTCAGCCAACCAGTGACATGGAGCACCACACTAaca GATGTGGAAAGTGAGCAGAGGAAGTGTGTTCTGCAGAGACCCGGAGATCTAATCTTTATCTTTGGCCTCATTGCTGCTGCAGGGTTCAGTGTCTTCAGAGGACTG GTGGCGCTGGACTGTGCTGCTGGAGTATGTAAAGATTACATGCTGAACATTGAGCCGTACATTAAAGACCCTTCAGCTTTTGATACAGTACAG atgctgGTTAACATGCTGTATTCCACTCCGTGTTTTGTGCTGATGTTTTATGGCCTGCTGGTGCCAGGCTGTGATTGGCTGCCTGACCTGAGTCTGGTGCATGCTGGGGCTGTGGCACAG GCTCAGTTCTGTCACACCGGAGCATCCCTACACACCAGAACACCGTTTCCTCACCGTGTACCTACACAACACCTGCCACTCTTCTTGACCTTCAACATCCTGTACACACTACTGCCCCAAGCCCTGAGCTACCGCTGTATCAGTCGACCAGCATTCTTCaccaaatacacaaacacacacactgattaa
- the LOC136709369 gene encoding transmembrane 6 superfamily member 1-like isoform X1: MSALNAFAGTSVFILSLLSVPGSYLFNHLIISSRLEALCAVGVVLVVAVVILGRFLLNRRAPSDPLFYVFGLYALLSVVNLIIALEQDAIIDGFMTFYLKQADPNINTAHGHMTSYWNGCAHYLMYLLMVAAITWGESYRAIGLYWVGSFLMQIIVYIPASVVGKFGCDVNWLFLLYVLYVCVSIWSCFRVFSQPVTWSTTLTDVESEQRKCVLQRPGDLIFIFGLIAAAGFSVFRGLVALDCAAGVCKDYMLNIEPYIKDPSAFDTVQMLVNMLYSTPCFVLMFYGLLVPGCDWLPDLSLVHAGAVAQAQFCHTGASLHTRTPFPHRVPTQHLPLFLTFNILYTLLPQALSYRCISRPAFFTKYTNTHTD, from the exons ATGTCTGCACTGAACGCGTTTGCGGGGACGAGTGTGTTTATCTTGTCTCTGCTCTCCGTCCCTGGCTCTTATCTATTCAATCACCTCATCATCTCCAGCAG ACTGGAGGCTCTCTGCGCGGTCGGGGTTGTGCTGGTTGTGGCTGTGGTTATTTTGGGGAGATTTCTGTTGAACAGAAGAGCTCCGTCCGATCCACTGTTTTATG tttTCGGTCTGTATGCCTTGCTGAGTGTGGTGAACCTGATCATCGCTCTGGAGCAGGACGCCATCATCGACGGGTTCATGACTTTTTACCTCAAACAG gCCGACCCCAACATAAACACTGCGCATGGTCACATGACCTCATACTGGAATGGCTGTGCTCATTACCTCATGTACCTGCTTATGGTAGCAGCTATAACCTGGGg AGAGAGTTACAGAGCAATTGGACTTTACTGGGTGGGATCCTTCCTGATGCAGATCATTGTTTACATTCCCGCCAGCGtggtag GCAAGTTCGGGTGTGATGTGAACTGGCTGTTTCTCCTGTATGTGTTGTACGTGTGTGTTTCAATCTGGAGCTGCTTCAGGGTCTTCAGCCAACCAGTGACATGGAGCACCACACTAaca GATGTGGAAAGTGAGCAGAGGAAGTGTGTTCTGCAGAGACCCGGAGATCTAATCTTTATCTTTGGCCTCATTGCTGCTGCAGGGTTCAGTGTCTTCAGAGGACTG GTGGCGCTGGACTGTGCTGCTGGAGTATGTAAAGATTACATGCTGAACATTGAGCCGTACATTAAAGACCCTTCAGCTTTTGATACAGTACAG atgctgGTTAACATGCTGTATTCCACTCCGTGTTTTGTGCTGATGTTTTATGGCCTGCTGGTGCCAGGCTGTGATTGGCTGCCTGACCTGAGTCTGGTGCATGCTGGGGCTGTGGCACAG GCTCAGTTCTGTCACACCGGAGCATCCCTACACACCAGAACACCGTTTCCTCACCGTGTACCTACACAACACCTGCCACTCTTCTTGACCTTCAACATCCTGTACACACTACTGCCCCAAGCCCTGAGCTACCGCTGTATCAGTCGACCAGCATTCTTCaccaaatacacaaacacacacactgattaa